A window of Candidatus Poribacteria bacterium genomic DNA:
GATGCTCGCAGCGGTGATTGGTATCCTTGCATCGTTTTGGGCATATTTCGTTGTTGGATACGACATCGGTGTTGTCAGCGACCTTGGCACCGGCGGCTATAAATTGCTACAAAGTTGGCTCCAGCACCCAGCTGACACCGATGTTCCTGCTGTGATCTTTATAGGTGTCGGGGCAGGCTTGACTGGCTTCTTTTGGTGGCTACGAACCCTGTTTCCGTTTTGGCCCCTCCACCCGGCTGGCTACATGGTCGCCGGTGAAAAATCGACGATCGGCAGATTGTGGTTCTCAATATTCATCAGTTGGGGCATCAAAACAATCTTGTTGAAAGTCGGCGGGATTCGCCTCTATCGCAAAGCGTATCCACTCTTTTTAGGACTGATTCTCGGTGAATTCATGATAGGTGGCGTATGGGTACTGATTCGGCTCTTTACTGGGATACAGATGTATTCATTTTATAGATAAAAATCATATTACCAAAACCTTTTGTAGGGGTAGGTCTTGTGCCTACCCTCTACAAAGAACAAATGGAGGTAAACATGAAGCTGGCAGTTCTTTCTTATAGTCACCACGGACGGAGTATGGCGCGCACTGCATACGGTCTCGGACACGAGATTGTCGGTGTGATGGATGCTGAGGCAGACCCCCGACAACAGTTAGCGGACGATTTTCAATGTCCCGGATTTGAGACAGCAGTGGCATGTCTCGACGCAAGCAAACCGGACGCTGCCCTCGTCGCTGGCAAACATACTGAAATGCCTGCACACGTCCAAGCATGCGTAGATCGACGCATTCCTTACCTCTTGGATAAACCGTTTGCGGATTCTGCAGACAGGCTGCGTCCTGCCGCTGAGGCATCCGAAAAGCACGGCGTATTCAGCGCGCTTGTGTTACCGAACCGCGCAAGCCGAATCGTGAGTGTCGTCAAAGAGATGGTCGCCGATGGAAGCTTAGGCGAACTGACCCTATACAACAGCAGGTTAAATAACGGTCCTCCATCCCGTTACGATCCGACACCGTCTTATTGGCACAACACTCCGAGTATATCCGGTGGTGGATGCTGGGCAGTCGAAGCGGCACATGGCATCGACACATTCCTTCAATTCACCGGCGATCAGCAAATTACAGTCGTTGGCGCAGTCATGTCCAACGCAATGCACACCCGCGGCGTAGAGGACAGCGGTATCGGCGTGTTACGAACGGAAGAGGGTATCACGGGTATTATTGAATCCGGTTATACATATCCATCCGGTAAACGTGGTGGCGATCATTTCTTTCGATTTATTGGGACGAAGGCATCGGTATTTGAACAGTACGGTCGCAACGGCGAACCCCTGATCGAAATTCATACAACCGAAGGTGTCCAATTTAGTGAAGACATCTCACACGGTGCGCGGATACAAGGCGTGATGGGTGCTGCGTTTGATGCTATTCGGGACGGTGGCATTTTTGAACCGACGGTTGTTGACGCGGTGCGTATCCTTGAGATCCAGGATGCCGTCTATGCCCATGCCCGACAGGGTGTAATAACCCACGGTCCGCACCCGATGGGTTGACAGCTTGTACGATGTGTGCTAAAATCGTCTCATTCAAGAAACGGAATTGGAAGGAGTGAAGTATGTCGAATTTAAATGTGTCACAAACCATTGTATGCGCCGTTACTGCAGGTTTCGCGTTAGCACCCGCGTTGATCGGGAACACTGCTGGCAGCGACGCTATCTTTGCACCAGATGCCGAACTTAAAGAACTATTCAACGGTGCACATTTCACAGAAGGTGTCTCCGTCGCGCCAGACGGAACCGTCTATTTCAGCGACATCACCTTCACAGATCAGACGGATATGCAAGCAGGCAATATCTGGAAACACAACCGAGAGACTGGAGAAACGACCATTTTCCGTTCTCCCAGTGGGATGTCCAACGGCACGAAGTTTGATGCGCACGGTCGTTTGGTTGTTGCAGAAGGTGCGGATTTCGGGGGACGCAGGATTACGCGAACGGACATGAAAACCGGTAAAAGCGAAATTATTGCCGGTCTGTATAACGGCAAACCCTTTAATTCACCGAACGATCTGTCAATTGATGAACAGGGACGTATCTATTTTACGGATCCACGGTACGCTGGAAATGAACCCGTTGAACAACCCATCTTTGGGGTCTATCGGATCGATCCAGACCGTTCTGTTCACCTCGTTGTTACGGATGCCGGTAAACCGAACGGTGTTGCGGTTTCTCCAGATCAGCAAACCCTTTACGTCATCAGTCACGACAACGGTGCGATGGGGAGTTTTCCTGATGATGTGCCGTTGCTGAATGGACGAATGGCACTCCTCGCTTACGATCTTTCACCGAAAGGCACTGCGACTTTCCGAAAAATGCTTGTTGACTATGCGCCGCAGGACGGTCCAGACGGTATGGTTGTTGATGCTGAGGGAAATCTCTTTGTGGCGGTGCGCGATGAGACACGCCCCGGAGTTCGCGTCTACACGCCTGAAGGGGAAGAACTGGCGTACGTCAAAACACCGGATAAACCCACCAACGTAGCATTCGGACGTGGCAAAACAAGCAAGACGCTCTATATAACAGCAGAAAATTGCCTCTATAGCATCCAAACGATGAAAGAAGGGTATCACCTACCACAGAAGTAGCTTAAACATCGGGATGGAGGTCGTGCCACGGTGTTGCCTTCTCATAGCCGTGCCCGACTTGACACAACAACGGCTCCGTCAAATGTTTCCCGACAAACTGAATGCTCAACGGTAGCCCTTCGCTATTCATGCCGCACGGCACAGATAGCGTCGGCGCGCCGTTGAAGTTAAACGGCACGGTAAACCGTTGGAACTTTGGCTCCCGGGGTTCATACGGTCCATATAACACCTCCGGCGTGATGGCGTGCGGCGGTGCTGACATCGATGGACACACCAACACATCAATCTCCTCAAATACTCGTCTGAGGTGCCCTGTACAGGCGGCTCTCAAATTATTCGCTTTCGCGTATTCCGCGCCTGTCGCTTTCGCCCCCATATCAAGCCACCCTTGAAACCAAGGTCCGTAGGCATCCCGTCGGAAGGGATAGGTCGCTGCGTGTGCCACCACCGCCTCGGTAGAACACAGCAGGGGCCATGCGGAGACATACTCATCCACGTCAGGCAATTCGACTTCAACAATTTCAGCACCTTGATCCGCGAGGATTTTCACACCCGCGCACACCGCCTCGGCAAGTTCGGTGTCGATATCCTTTGTCGCATAGTTCTCGTCAAATCCGATATGGATACCTTGTAGATCCTGCCCTATTCCCTCAAGCATATTCGGCACAGGATCCGGCAGAGAAGTCGGATCGTTCGGGTCAGACCCAGCGATCGCCTCCAGCATAATAGCTGCATCAGCAACACTTCGCGTCATCGGACCGACATGATCCATCGATTCAGCAAGCGCGAGCACACCGTAACGACTCACCCTACCCCATGTCGGTTTTATCCCCACAACGCCACACGCTGCCGAAGGAAAGCGAATGGAACCGCCGGTATCACTACCCAGCGAACCGAAACACAACCCTGCTGCTGTTGCAACACCGGAACCACTCGACGATGAACCCGTCCACCGATCCGGATTCCACGGATTTTGAGGAATATCGAAATTACGGTTGTAACCGCCCATCGCACCTTCGGTCAGATTGAGCTTACCGAGCAAGATCGCACCAGCAGCAGCGAGTTTCGTGATGACCGTGCTATCAAACGCAGGCACATGCCCGGCGAGCACTTCCACGCCACCCATCGTGCGGACACCCTTTGTGAAACAGAGGTCTTTCACTGCGATAGGGACACCGTGAAGCGGGCCCCGATACGTTCCAGCGTTAATCTCCCGTTCCGCCCCCTGTGCGGCAGCCATCGCTTGTTCCGCTATCACAGTCGCGTAACTCTTCAATTGACCGTCAAGTTCTTCAATACGCTGCAGCATCGCAGTCGTAACATCCACAGGCGATAACTGCTTAGACGCAATCTGTTCCGCAATCTCGGTAATAGTTCTAAAGTGAAGTGGTGTTTCATGCATGTTCTTCTTCCTTATTTCGATTTGCCTATTTCTCAATCGGAATTTTAAGCACGCCACCGCTGTCTGTGCCAGCGTAGAGAAAACCGTCAAGTACTGCCAACGAATCAACCCGGCGACGCAGAGAACCAATGGGTTTCCACCACTTTTTATCCTCTATCCACTCGAAAACGCCCTTATAATATGTGCCTACGTAGGACTCCCTGCCAACTGTTTCCATGGTTATAACCGATGATGAATCACCCAGTCCGTAGTGTAGTGAAGTCCAAGAATTACCGTCGTTGGTGGAACGGAAAATTCCTTTACCCCAAGTTGCTGTGTAGAGTGTCGATCCAACCCATTTTAAATCTGATATGAAACTATCCGACATATCTGAACTGATAGACTTCCAAGATTTTCCTGTCTTTTCCAAACGAAAAATCTCGCCCCGCGGAGTTCCAGCATGGATTTTCTTCCCATTTACCGATAACGCCGTGATGAAGTGCCCTTCCAAACCGAGACTTTCCCACGAATCCAACCCCGGTGTCCAACGGAAAACGCCGCTGCCCTGGGTGCCGACATAAAAGGTTAAACCTACGATTTCCATGCATTCGATCGCGTACAACTCCCTATCGGTGCTAACTTCAATCAACGAGTTGCGCACTTCATCCACTTGGAAAATCCCACCCACTACATCGCCAGGGGCAAATCTGGTAGCTGCGACATAAAGTTTTCCACCGACCTCAGATAAAGCCGAAAAATGATATGAAATCGGTGGCGGCGGAATTTGGACAGGCTGCCACGATTCTCCACCGTCAATTGAGTAGACAAGCCTATGCCCTATGCCTGCGTAAATCCTATCTCCAACAACCTCTAATTCACTGACGGATGTACCCATCAATCCTGTATTGGCTTCCACCCAAGAATTACCACCATCCGTTGTGCGAAAGACACCACCACCCAACGTCCCAACGAAGACAGTGTCCTCACTCACTGCCAGCAATGCGGAAACTGTTTGATCTGTTAAGCCATCATTGACTGTTGTCCAAGAATCACCGCTATCTTCCGAGCAGAAAACCCCACCACCAAACGTACTCGCGTAGAGTGTTGTTCCAAATGATGCCAATGCCTCAACAGTATGCGTCATTTCTTCAGTAGTGATGCGCGTCCATGTATCCCCTTCGTCATCTGAACGGAAAAACCCACTGTCTCCGCTGTCCCCACCGATAAGTATGCCGATGTAAAGCATATTTTCCATGGCAGTAAACGAATCGACTCGTAATCCAGACGGCAAAAGTCCCATCGGTACCGGATCTAATCCGGATGCAACCCGCGCACTATTGATCGGCTCCATATTCATCGGTTGCTCGACAAAACCGGCATTGATGGATGTCCACGAGTTCTCATGCGCTTTTTTGCGAAAAGCCCCATTCTCTGTACCAGCGACAAGAGTTGTCCCGATTCTTGAGAATTCACGAATTGACATGTTTTCCAACCCATCGTTCATCGGGATCCACGAATCGCCATCGTCATCCGAATACCAAACACCGTCCTCCAACGTGCTAATGTATATGCGGTTCCCAATAATCACAACACCACTAACCGACATATACGTTTGGAGAGTCGGAACGTGGTTCCACGTGTCCCCACCGTCAGTTGACGCATAGAGTCCGACACTGCCAGCGTAGAGGGTCCCACCCTTCTGTGCAAAGGCTGAGGCAGAGAGATAACCTTCCCCCGGTTCAAAGGGCAATCCAACATTGACAGGAATCCAAGAATCACCAAGATCAACTGAACGGAAGACTCCTGCGCCCCGCACTCCTGCGAAAAGTACGCCTTCAGGCGTGACATAGAGTGTGTCAATATGCCCACCATAGGGACCGTTGGTTGGTACCCA
This region includes:
- a CDS encoding Gfo/Idh/MocA family oxidoreductase, producing MKLAVLSYSHHGRSMARTAYGLGHEIVGVMDAEADPRQQLADDFQCPGFETAVACLDASKPDAALVAGKHTEMPAHVQACVDRRIPYLLDKPFADSADRLRPAAEASEKHGVFSALVLPNRASRIVSVVKEMVADGSLGELTLYNSRLNNGPPSRYDPTPSYWHNTPSISGGGCWAVEAAHGIDTFLQFTGDQQITVVGAVMSNAMHTRGVEDSGIGVLRTEEGITGIIESGYTYPSGKRGGDHFFRFIGTKASVFEQYGRNGEPLIEIHTTEGVQFSEDISHGARIQGVMGAAFDAIRDGGIFEPTVVDAVRILEIQDAVYAHARQGVITHGPHPMG
- a CDS encoding SMP-30/gluconolactonase/LRE family protein, whose protein sequence is MSNLNVSQTIVCAVTAGFALAPALIGNTAGSDAIFAPDAELKELFNGAHFTEGVSVAPDGTVYFSDITFTDQTDMQAGNIWKHNRETGETTIFRSPSGMSNGTKFDAHGRLVVAEGADFGGRRITRTDMKTGKSEIIAGLYNGKPFNSPNDLSIDEQGRIYFTDPRYAGNEPVEQPIFGVYRIDPDRSVHLVVTDAGKPNGVAVSPDQQTLYVISHDNGAMGSFPDDVPLLNGRMALLAYDLSPKGTATFRKMLVDYAPQDGPDGMVVDAEGNLFVAVRDETRPGVRVYTPEGEELAYVKTPDKPTNVAFGRGKTSKTLYITAENCLYSIQTMKEGYHLPQK
- a CDS encoding amidase, whose amino-acid sequence is MHETPLHFRTITEIAEQIASKQLSPVDVTTAMLQRIEELDGQLKSYATVIAEQAMAAAQGAEREINAGTYRGPLHGVPIAVKDLCFTKGVRTMGGVEVLAGHVPAFDSTVITKLAAAGAILLGKLNLTEGAMGGYNRNFDIPQNPWNPDRWTGSSSSGSGVATAAGLCFGSLGSDTGGSIRFPSAACGVVGIKPTWGRVSRYGVLALAESMDHVGPMTRSVADAAIMLEAIAGSDPNDPTSLPDPVPNMLEGIGQDLQGIHIGFDENYATKDIDTELAEAVCAGVKILADQGAEIVEVELPDVDEYVSAWPLLCSTEAVVAHAATYPFRRDAYGPWFQGWLDMGAKATGAEYAKANNLRAACTGHLRRVFEEIDVLVCPSMSAPPHAITPEVLYGPYEPREPKFQRFTVPFNFNGAPTLSVPCGMNSEGLPLSIQFVGKHLTEPLLCQVGHGYEKATPWHDLHPDV